The proteins below are encoded in one region of Podarcis raffonei isolate rPodRaf1 chromosome 6, rPodRaf1.pri, whole genome shotgun sequence:
- the RGS2 gene encoding regulator of G-protein signaling 2, which translates to MQSAMFLALQHNCSPMERSASNCQSKEEKKGKMKRTIMKDWKSRLSYFLQNSSSSTTAKANKKGQQKAFLRPSPEEAQLWSEAFDELLANKYGLAAFRAFLKSEFCEENIDFWLACEDFKKTKSPQKMTAKAKKIYSDFIEKEAPKEINIDFQTKNTIAQNLQEATDTCFSTAQKRVYSLMENNAYPRFLESEFYQELCKMPIHKEPQAT; encoded by the exons ATGCAGAGTGCAATGTTTCTGGCTCTCCAGCACAACTGCAGCCCAATGGAGAGGAGCGCCAGCAACTGCCAAagcaaagaagagaaaaaggggaaGATGAAGAGAACCAT caTGAAAGATTGGAAATCACGGCTGAGTTACTTCCTGCAGAACTCTTCCAGTTCTACCACTGCAAAGGCCAACAAGAAAGGACAGCAAAAGGCATTTCTTAG GCCATCTCCTGAGGAAGCCCAGCTATGGTCGGAAGCATTTGATGAGCTGCTCGCTAACAAAT ATGGTCTGGCAGCGTTCAGAGCATTCTTGAAATCTGAGTTTTGTGAAGAGAACATTGACTTCTGGCTGGCTTGTGAGGATTTCAAGAAAACGAAGTCCCCACAGAAAATGACCGCCAAGGCGAAGAAGATTTACAGTGACTTTATTGAAAAGGAAGCTCCCAAAGAG ATCAACATAGACTTTCAGACCAAGAATACCATTGCTCAGAACCTCCAAGAAGCTACAGACACTTGCTTCAGCACAGCCCAGAAGAGAGTCTATAGCTTGATGGAGAATAATGCCTATCCACGTTTCCTGGAGTCTGAATTCTACCAGGAGTTGTGTAAAATGCCAATCCATAAGGAGCCTCAGGCGACATGA